A stretch of DNA from Lotus japonicus ecotype B-129 chromosome 4, LjGifu_v1.2:
GCTAAGACCCTTCTCCATTCTAAATTCAGCCCCTAGGCTACCATTCACCAACACTGAAACAGTGGCAGAGCTCAAACAACTTTTCATCCAATTAATCCATTTAATACAGAAATTCATCTGTCCcaacatataaaataaaaaatcccaTCTGACGGAATCGTAGACCTTCTCATAATCATCAACCTTAAAGATCACCGTTGGCTTTTTGGAACGTTTCGCAGCATTGATAGCTTCATTTACTACCACCACACTATCCAACATCTGTCTCCCGCCTAGGAACGCAAACTGCTGTTCACTAATTAGATTATCCAGAACCTTCTTTAGCCTGTTTGCAAGCAACTTTGACACCACTTTATACATGCAGCTGATAAGTGAGATGGGACGAAAGTCATTCAAACTCTGGGGGTCATCCACCTTCGGGATTAAAGCAATAAAGGACGCATTGCTTCCCTTAGGTCAAGCCCCAAGCTGCCAGAAATCATCAACTTCACGAATAAAATTATATTCCAATAGCTGCCAGAATTGCTGTATAAACCGGAAATTAAACCCATTAGGACCAGGACTCTTATCCCCTCCACAGTCCCAAATAGCTTCCTTTATCTCCCCGGGCTCAAACTTCCTAATTAAGAAAGTGTTATCTGCAGAAGAGACGGTTTTGAATTGTACACCATCCAGCCGTAGGCCATCACCAATGTCTGCTGCAAATTTCTTTGAGAAGTAGGAGGTAACTTCATCCTTTACCTTACGTGGGCTTTCCTCCCACACGCCATCTATCATGAGGCCAATCACTGTATTTGTTCTCCGCCTCCAATTAATCACAGAATGGAAAAATTTCTTGTTCTAGTCCCCTTCTTTTAGCCATCTAGACCGTGACTTTTGACATAACAGTGACTCATGTAGCTTTAGAACGAACCAGAATTCATACAGCAGCCTCTTACACTCCTCAACCTCAACCACAGACAAActttcctcttcctccttcatATCTAACTCATTTATTCGATGTACTGTATCCACTCTCCTCTTGCGCAAATCACCAAAGACCTTAGAATTCCAAGCTTTCAGTCTCTGTTTAAgtacttttaatttttctttaagTACAAAAGCACCCCAGCCATCAACCTGGATGCCATCCCAAGATTGTTTCACAAACAGCGGGAAGCGGTGGTCGTGGAACCAAAAATTCAACACATTGAAGGGCTTGGGCCCCCAATATTGCACCAGACAACGTAAGAGCAATGGACAATGGTCCGAAATATCCCTATTGAGGACAAGTTGAGAGCTGTTTTGCCATACCTGAAGCCAATCATGAGAGACTAAGAACCGATCAATTCTACTTCTTGCCTGGCCATTTGGTCTTGTCCATGTGGATTTTCTGCCTGCAAGCGGTATATCTACCAGAGACATCTCCGTGATGAAGTTGTTAAACTCAGTAATCTCCCTATGCTGCAACTGAGATCTTCCCGAGGATCCCTTCTTTCTTTTGCATTCCTTACCGCATTAAAGTCACCCGCCAAGCACCAAATCGAAGGCTGGTTATTTTCTCGCATAGCCAGTAAATTTGCCCACAAGACCCTCTTATCATCCAAGTTACAGGATGAGTAAACATTGACAATAACACTATGAATCTCATCTCTCCCCCACATTCCCACCAGGCCTAAGAATCCCACACCAGAAAAGGATTCTGAAACCTTGAACAAGTCCTCCTTCCAAATGCACAATAATCCACCAGCTCGGTTCACAGCGGGTACACCAAGCCAACTGAACCTAGAATCACCCCAAACTTGAGCACAGACTCGTTGATTCACGTTTTGCAATTTTGTTTCTTGAATACAAACAAGCTCAAACTGTTCTTTCATCACCAATTCACGAATCACACGCCTCTTGGAAGAACTGTCAAGGCCTCTCACATTGTAGGATAAAATCTTCATGATAAACCTTCCATTCCCCTTGCAGGTCCAGCGCCCATTGTGGTGCTAATCCCCTGCATATCCCTGTGTTCCAACTGGGCCAATTTTCTGATGATATCATCTTCCCTTCCAGAAAACGAAACTCCCAATTATCTTCCTTCCTTCCAAATGTTACTAGCCTCCAAAGACGCATCCTTTAGCCAAACTGGCCTATCGTTTTTGCTCCCACCTGAGTCAGATCGAGAGTGAGAGCACGAAAGTGAGTAGAGTCGCTGGCGTACCAACTTCCTTGTCGACGCGTCCCTGATTACCCAAGAGTCATCCTTGGATGCTTGTTGAGCAAGGTCATCGATCAATCTTCCCACCCCACCCACGACATTTGGGGCAAGCACTTCTGAATTTTCTACTCTCACAGCACCTTCGATGTTATCTCTATGGAGGAAAGAATCCCTAATTTGGGTTGAAATCTCCAGATTATTCTGCAATTAGGGGATCAAGTGAGAATTTTCAAACTGAGTAAGGGGAACACGTGGTCCATTTGGGTCAGTTTGGACTGCCCCAGGATCCGGACCACCTCCTGATTGGGCCTCCGATTCACAGGCCTGCTGAACTGGCCTCAAGTCTTCATTGTTCATCCCTTCTGAATGTATCCCTTAATTTCCATGGCCCACAGATGAAACACATTGTAAATTAATGTGGGTCCCATTCCCATTCCCATTCCCATTTGACCCAATTAAATCTGCAAAACTGTTACATCTCTGCAGAATTCGAATCTTCCCTGCATTCAATCCACTCCCAATAATTGCATGGTTTTCTGTGGAAGCCATTATTGGAGTGCCAGCGAACCCCCCCCCGCCGTCAAGGGGTGAATTGTTGCTTGCTCCAACCGATGCGTTTAATGCGTCATGGGGTGATTGGACTGCCTCATCCGCCGCCGAAAGTGGTTCCCGGCGCTAAACGCCGGAAGTCGCAATAAACCTGTCATCATCACGGCCCCTGCCCTCATCAGGTGTCTCTGAAAAAACCGATTCCTCATCATTTTTGTCTTCGCTCCCGGACCACACTGACGGGAAGTCATCACTGTCGTTCACACTTCCAGGGCCATTGCAGCAATGAGATATATCAGCATTCATCTCTTCATTGATGCGAATGGTGTAGGTGCCACCATTAGCATTCACTTTCTTGTAAACAACAATCGTCTCCAGTTTTGATGTGCGCACTAATACCCTTGCGTAGTCCAACCTGGAGAAAGACAGTGTTGCTCCATCTACTGCCATTAGCGTCCCCACCGGAGAAACAAGGTGAGCCAAGCATTCCTTGGTCCACATATGGAGAGGGAGGCCAGAGCAACGAAGCCAAGTGACACGGTGGTCATGGGCAACTGATGGGGACCAGGTATAGACCACCTCAAAGATGTCATTAAGCCATTCCTTTGATACATCCAAGGTTTCTTCCAAATTCATATCCCTAGGTCCAGTTATAAGGGCCAAATCATCGCCCATATACCTGACATGTATAGTCTTGAAACCCTCAAGAATAAAGGCATCTTGCAGCGAGGGAATCAGGTCCAGGTTTCTTATTATGCCTACCATGCTTCTTTCGAGCCAAGCCTCCGCCTGTGGAACCGGTGGTCCATACCAGACTTCCACCGGTGTTTCTTTTAGCGCATCTCCTAGCGAACTGTCTGATTGCTCAGATCCCCCAACTCCCGATACTACCTGAGCATACGACCTTTTTCCTCCATTTACCTCCTCGTCGCGCTTCCTTCTATTCTCCATTGTTCGCCCTGCATGATGCACTCGCGGCTCAGTCCCTAGGGATCTTGGTTTAGTAGTGTCCTTTGAGTACATGGGTAAATTCACATGGAGCTTTGTTGTTTGTGTTTGCTATTGATGTTTGATGATGCAATACACtctttattttgtttgtttgattTGCTGCCTATAACTCTTCTTCCCCAATGAAatgccttggctttggttaaCCGAGGTGGACATGACATGGAAATATGGaattaaatatgttattatgtgCCTCTTGATTTGAAAACGATCGATGAAGTTTATTTTGGATTTACGAGTTGTGTGCAATACCATGAGGCATTTGCTTTCTAGGTAATACAAGTTGGGCATTGGGGCATAAATCCATGGTTTTTGTGTTGTATTTTTGTTGATTCCTGCATGGATTGccgtgaatatatatatatagagagggGAATGTTAACTTAATCCCACTTGATTtcataaaggagtaagttagccaCCTATACCTTTTCATTCAGGACAAATTAACCTGCcttttgtttttaaaagtcATTAAAGTGAGGGTCACCTTTGTAATTTTGTCAtccaaatttatttaatttaaaaacaaattttctCTCTCTGCATTTATCACATTCTTCAACCTTTATTTTGACGGTGCGGTGGATGCTGAAGGCTGCGGCGATAGTCATCATGGCGGCAAAGGTCGTGAGGGAAAAGGGGCAGTGGTTGGATTGCTTTTGCAGAGGAAAAATGGATATCGGAGAATGGGATGGTAAATAAGGGGCAGTGGTTCAATTTagagaaattgaaattgaaaaaattataccaaattGCATGAAGCAAAACGCCAGGTAACGCCGTTTTGGAAAAATTTATGACAAAAAGTTTCATTAACTCCTACATAGTCTTCGAACTTGGTGGAGGAAGTCcagattattttttctttaatttgaagGATTGGAAAGAACACAAACAAAGAGTGATTGAGGTTCTTAggaaaaggagaagaaagagaatgggAAAGAAGAGTAATAaataggagagagaaaatttaAGATTAATTAAAAACTTTGGTGCGAAAATTACTTAAAACCCATTACTTTACTACCCCTAAAGAGAAAAAGTGAATGACAGATTTGTGTAAATGAAAAGGTGTAGGTTGCTAACTTACTTCttcatgaatatatatatatatatatatatatatatatatatatatatatatatatatatccacgGGACCGGGCTCTGATACCAGAGCGAGaagtatattaaaattaaacatAATGAAATTCAGAGTTGAGGAAATATAAacataaggcttaattgcacatttgctccctgatctttcatcTATGTGCAATTTGcctccctcatgtttaaaacgagcaattttactccctcatgtttcaatttgtgaaaattgggtCCCTCCGCTAAGTTGCCGTCCAAAATTTAACGGAACTTTCTTATGTGGCACTGCTATTTACATCACCTTAACCTTTCTTTGCCCCACTTTACTACTTATACCACCTGTTATGACACATacgtaaataaaaaaaagaaataaaatatattaattcaacaaccaaattaaaattaaatcacaACGAAATATGATTTTCCACTAATCTGATCTAACTGCAATTTTATTCTCTTCAACATAGCCAACCTCAAACcaacacaatcaatccacgACTGTATCACCTCCACTCTCTTCTCAACCTCTTATCTTCTTTTTCTCCTCCTTAGATCTGAGATGAGTGAACATTCTCTCCCTGGCCTGTACTAGTTGCGTTTGAGTGTGCGTAGTTTGTTCTTGATTTTCTTTCATCGCTTCTTCTCTGGGAACTGGGTTTCgatggtggtggcttggtggGTGTGGTCTAGATCTAATTGAGGAAGGCTCAAAACTGGGATTAAAGGTTGAGGTGGTGAATCGAAGACAAGGAAGGAGATCTGCTGCATATTCCACGTttccccttttctttcttcccCCTTTATACGGGAATCCCTTCAATAAAATTGTGATTTACCAAACAGGAAAAATTGCACAAGGATTCTCACAGCAAGACTTATgggtttttggatttttataCCCTCCCCCTTTCTGGATTTATGGGTTCTTTGTGGTGGGTGCAGGTTGTTGATTGGTTGAAGAAAAtgattcaattttttaatttctggAAGTGTTGTTGCTTTTGAATCTATAATGGGTTTGTTCATGTTGTTCTTGACGGAGATGGGGATTTTTTTTTACGGAGATGGGGATTAATGATTtgaagtaaaataaattataattctttatatcttaaaattttaattttttaaaatttatttatttacttacaTGGCATCCAGTGGCATATGTGATCAGATCCACATCATTAGTGAGTGACATGTCAGCATATTCTGTAAGCAATTGGATGTCCTTCTAACGGAATGAtctaattttcacaaattaaaacTTGAGGGAtcaaaatcgctcgttttaaacatgaggGATTCAAATCACACAATGGTTATacatgagggaccaaaagtgcaattaagcctacaTTATAAACATAATGAAAGTGAGAGTTAAAATATGAATCTTGAAAACATAAACTTGAAATTTGCAAAATACAAGATCAAAGTACTTACAATAACAGAGCTTTTGATTAAAACTTCAGAATAAGGATTACAAGGAGATATTACAAGGGAGAAAGAAGGGGATGGAGTTTTCGGATGCCTTTCCCTCATGGGTAAGCTTCCTTTTATACACCTAGAGTACTACTGTATCTTGGGTTACATTAACTCTGGTTACTTTTTAGGGTAACTTGAGttctatttttttgaaaattattgaTGACTCTTTTGTCGTCTTTTTCTTTTGATGGATGGCTGATAGACCTGGTCGGCCACGCCTGATGATTTGCTTTTGATCTTGAACAGTATGTCTTGTCTTTTCTGCAATAATATTTTCCACTTTAGTAAAAAGAGTGGAATCCCATGTTGAAGCAATCATCTTCATTGTCTTGAAGATAATTATTTTGCAAATTGGAAGAAGCTTCGTCCTCTAGTGAATCAGATTTCTGACTTCCAGAGACTAACTTCAATCTTGATCTGAACTCTTCTTGAGATGTAGCTGAAGCTAGCTCAGCCATAATCTTTGATTTTTCTTGTAAAAATAGGGCCTCTTAGTTGAATTGAGGCGTAGAGGGAGTGCCAGTTAACTGGTCTTGACTTTTCTGAGTAAGAAAGTAATTCTTGACCCATTCATCAATTTTTCCCTTTTGAATTAGCCTGACGTCGAACTTAGCCCACCATTTGATTCTGATAGACttttgaagctgatagagataAGTGTCATTATAGAGCTGAACCGAACACCAATCCCAAGTCATGATCCATGAAATGGCTTGTGAGGCAGTGAAGTATAAAAGCATTTCTTCAGGTTGGAAATGAAGTCTTTTGAACAAAGTGATTGAACAGAGGTTGAACTTCTTCAGGAAAAATGCTAGAATCTAGTCCTATCTGATGAAACCAAAGTTTGAACCATTGTGGGAATCTTAGAGGGATGCCCTTCTTGAACCAAAAGAACCATGAATGCTGGAATGGCCGGATAAATAGGAAATAATACCATGCATCCATGTAATCAAAGTAATTATGACCCGTTGGAGTAAATTCTCTTGAGAATTGTTTTGATTGGAACAGAGGGTGCTTCCAATCTTGCATATTGAGAACCTTGAGAATCTTTACTCTGGAGTAGATGATTTCTCCATTTTTGTCTTTATTATGAGTGACCTCTATTGAGTCGGTATCTACTAGGATGAACTCATAAAAGAGTCTACCTTTTGAAGGGTGTCCTGGCATGTAATGAAAGTTTGGGGGAAATACTTGTTTAGCGATTTCCCTTGGATTGCAGTTAAACCAAGCTTTTTCGATCATTATTGATGGAAGGCATTCTGGTTTCTCTTGATACTCATCTTGTTCTGTTTTTCCTGGGGTTTTTGAAGAAATGGTGTTTTGATAATCTAGTATGGAATATTTGTAAGATAAGGGGACTAATAGACTTTTTGATTTTGCGGGAGATTGTACTATTTGGGAGGCAGTAGTCCTTTGGGATGATTTTGTTGGTGTTGATGGGCCAGGAGGCTTAATTGTTTTGAGAGGAGTTACTGCCACTGGGGCTGATGATCCGGTTATTGAGCTTGGTAGTTTTCGGGACGATCCCAGTGGGGGACCATATTGATCTCTCGAAGTGGGTTTCTCACTCATGGTTTCCCTGTAAGAATTCTCTTGTTAGGAAATCTGGGAGAGAATTTTGATCTCCTTTAATATGAATAATATCAAATTCAAAGCAGGAAAGTAATGATTGCCATCTGGCgaaaatatgttttgaaaccaGATTTTTAACATCTTTTTGTAAAACAGAAGGGGCTGCTTTACAATCGGTTTTGATTAAAAacttttgattgaaaagatCATCTTGAAATTTTGTAACGCATAAAACTATTGCCAGAATCTCTTTTTTGACAGTTGAATACTTTTGTTGGGTAGGATGCCAAATTCCTGAATAAAATCTCACAATTTGCTCTTTTGAAGAATTAACACATTTTTGTTTAAGGATTCCTCCATAACCTAGATCTGAGGCATCTGTCTCTACTATTAGAGAGGCTTCAGGGTCTGGTATTCCTAGGCAAGGAAGATATTTAACTGACTCCTTTATCTTTTGAATGGCTATGGTCATTTCTTCATCTCATTGTGGAGGGTCCTTTCTAAGCCTTTTGAACAAGGGGGCACATACTACCCTAATGTTTGGAATGAAATCGGCTATGTAATTTACACAACCTAAAAATCTTTGTAACTGGTTTTTATCTTTGATTCCATCTGGAATTTTTTCAGCAAATTCTAAAGATCTTTGAATAGGGGTTATTGTGCTTTGATAAATTTCATAATCAAGAAATCTTGTTTTAGTttgaaatattttcattttcttggccGAAACTACTAAACCATTTTCTTTGATAACTTCAATGAATTTATTTAAGTGTTGAATGTGTTGactaatattttttgaaaatattaagACATCATCTAGATAAACTATTGCAAACTCCATATAGGGGTTAAAGATTTCATTCATGATATTTTGGAATTCACTGGGAGCATTTTTGAGACCTTGAGGCATTACGTTCCACTCGTAATGGCCAAAAGGAACTACAAATGCAGTTTTGTATCTATCTTCTTCTGCCACTGAAATTTGATAATATCCTgatttcatatcaaattttaaaaatatagtaGAGTTAtgtaatattttgattaaatcAATCTTATTAGGTATTGGGTACCTGATCCATCTTAATACATTGTTAAGAGGTTTATAATTGATGACTAGCCTTGGAGCACCACGTTCTTGTTCAGAAGCGTTAAGCACATAAAACCCTGAACAACTCCATGGTGATTTTGAGGGTCTAACAAGACCTTTGTCTAAATACTCTTGAATCTCTTTTTTACAATATTCTAGATATTGttgattcatttgaataggACGTGCTTTTGTAGGTATGTTTTTCTCGTTAAATCCTTCTTCATATGGTAAAGTAATAGTGTGAGTCTTACGATGATGGAAAGCCAAAGGATTTATTTCACAAATTTCCCtttctattttatcttgaaactctgttattattttttgaagATTAGGAGTCTGAATCTGTTCTTCAATTCTTTTATATTGAATTTCTTTATTCAACATATTAATATGTTTTCTTTTCTGTTGAATTAGATTGACTCTTGAAATCGACGCATCTTGTAGTAGGTTTAATTCTTTTAATCTTGGAGGCTGTAAGAATTCAAAGAAAACTTCTTGACCTAGAGCTTTTGTAATTATTCCTTCTCTTGAAGTTTTGAATGGGTATAGTAAGCTTATAAAAGGTGTTCCCAATATAACTTTGTTTGATATATTACAAATTTTTGCTTGAGATAatttgtattgtatattaagtTTTGACCCGGTGGCACTACTAACTCCTTTGGTAGTTTTTTCATAGTATTGGGTAGGAATTAATCCTTCTTGAATGCAATTGACATCAGCTCCACTATCTATTAGAGCAACAATGTCAAATCTTTCTTCATGAATTACCAAGGTAATCTCACAATGCCATTTATGTATAGTAATCAGATTGAGCATATTAATATATGTTTCTTGATTACTATCTGAATTCTCACACCCAGGAGAACTAGCTTTGTGCTTTTGAGTTTTTAAGATCTCTTTTCCTTCTAGTTTCATTAACCTGTATTCTAAGTTAATgtcattttgttttaaaatagtTATTTCTTCTTTGAGTGTTTTAATTTCATCTTGAAGATCTTTTATTGAGGCAGTCTCACTtggttttttgaattttttacaGATCTCATTCATGCTTATTGGGttgacttcttcaattttgaatttttcagttttttcaattaaaacatTTAATTGACTTATGAATTCATCTCTAAGGGGAGAATCTTCCATTTTGTCAATTATGGAAATTAAACTGAGAGTTTGATCTTTAGTGAGCACGTTAACTTGTCTGAGACACCTTGAACAGTCACAAGGACCTGTTCCATCCTGACCTATACACTCCCtttcttcattttcaaaaaaattagagTCTGTTTCATTTGAGTATTCAATTTGGTTGACCTCgtcatcttcttcatattctGAAGTAGACAAATCTTTAGGTTCCTCAGTGTTAATTAAAACACTTAATAAACCTTGTTTGATGTTGTCATCTAGTTTaaagttattaattttttttgctgGGTTGTGCACTTATTGGCGTAGTGACCAGGTTTGCCACACTTCCAACAAACAttcttcttattattattagagCTTTTAGTAGGTTTCTTACTAAAGCATTTGTTGGTTTGCTCTGATTTTTGATAGTTTTGAAAATTAGATCTTCTCCTAAAAGGTCTCTTATTTGTTGAGGAATCTTTTTGAGCTTTTCTCTTAGCAACTCTTTTTTGTTGTGTGGTAGGAGCCCTAATGGGTTCTACACCATATTGTTGGCAGAAGTTTCCTACTTCTCGTCGGCTTATTGAAACTTctttttgcattttattttggAGTTTGAAGACGGTACAGACTTGCAAACCAGTATGAAttattgcattatgaatttGGCCGAAGGTTAATAAGTCAAAGTCAGGAGAGCTATCACTGAATGTTTGAATGGTTTGGTAGACTTTCTCTTGCATTAGTCTCGGAAGTCCAGCTATGAAGCGTTCTTTCCAGAATGCACTGGACCCATCTTCTCTTAATACTACTTTTGAAAGGAACATGTCTTTATACCATCGGTAATCAGACATGGTTGGACAGTAAAGATTGACGAGCTGATTTCTGGCTCTTTCTCTAAACATATTAGGATCTCCTACAAAGTGTAATATTATTGTATAAACTAGTGTTGAAAcagcttcttcttcaccattttcttttGTCTTGGTTAAAATTATCATTCTGTCTTGTTCACTTATtaaattatcccaccaaccttttaATTGACCATTGAAACCCTGAGTAATAACCATGGCAGCAATCCGATCAGAATTATTTTTTGCCTTATAAGCCATTGCGGCCATAACCATTTGATTTGTTATATCAAGAATGGCTTTTTCACTCATGCCATCTAAATTCCATTCATTGATTCCAGATCCTGAGAAATGATTTTGAACAAGTTCTCCTCTTTCTTCGAATTGGACATCTGGATAGGTTGGCCTAGTGTAATAATTTCTAAGTTTGGGATAATGCTGTTGATTTCCCTTTATCTTATTAATCGATCAATCTTCTTTTCAAGATGATTTACTGTTGAATCCTTCAAAGTAAGTTTTTGCAATTTTAGTTTGAtatatctttttcttcttttgactctaTCCTTGTTAACTGTTTTGTCATTGTAGTTAACATAAGGTTTGAATAGTTCATTTGTTGATGAATTTTACCAATATCTTATTTATCTACTATTCCTTCTTTACTTATTTTTTTGTAAGGAGAAGCTTTTACTTCTAGATCTCCCACTTGGATTTTTACTCCTTCTTGGGGTGGATATTCTGAAACTACTTCCTTATCTTGAACAGTTTTCCAGGTTGAACTTATTTTTCCTAATGGATTAACTTCTTTTGAAAAAGGGTAATCAATTTGATTTTCGATACAGAAGGACTCAAACCAATCAAAGAAGTAATAGTTAAGCTCTTGATCTTCCATAGATTGGTAATACAGTATCCTATAATTTTCTGTTTCTTCATTTGAAAAGGTTGCAAAATACCAATATCTTTTTGGCTTATTGTAACCTGCTAAAAAGTCTTCTTTAATCCATTTCTTGTCAATTTGAAAAGGGTAATCTCTTGTTAATGTGTTTAAAACCTGAGAAGCAGTTGGAGAGTATTCAGGGGAATCTGGACGGGTTTGATAGACCGGTTGGGAGAGGTTTGGAAAACTATTGTCTAACCCTTTGAGTTTTATTGTTGACTCTGTTGAGGATACAGAGGACCTTGGAATAtctaccttgtataattgttcAGGAGTTCTAACAGCAAATGAATTTGATCTATTCATCcttagagttaggtttgttccTTCTTGAATTAGTTCTCGTACTTGTGTATTATGAACTTTTTGTTGAGGTAAAGAGTTCTTGAATACCCATTCTTCAGGAACCTTATTCATAATTTCATCATGAGTAAGCTTCTTCGGAACTTGTACTGAAGATCTCTTTAGATTTGCTTCTAACATAATAGTTTCTTGTTTTGGTGATGATCTTAAggctttaaaattataattaatttttgaaactttataataaactctatatattattgaaaaaggatcactttcttcttcaaatatGTCATCATTTGCCAACAAATCTAGTTGCAAAGCATTTTTAGTCCAACTGTTTTGTAGATTCATGGCATAGTTTGGATAACAATTAAAGAAAACAAGACCATCATGAAGGTTTGATTCTAAAACGCCAATTAAAGAATCTTTTGGTTTTAACAATCTCATGTCTCTCAACATGACAAttattggagaattgattcctaGTCGGAAATTAGGTTTTGCAGCTACTTGCACTAAACCTATGTGAATGAAATTATATCCATTTTTTACATGTTGAtctaaaatatcttcatttaacAATTTTATGGTACTCTTGTGATCAGAATTATGCTGACAACACTCTATTGTAAAAATAGAGTCGTCAGACCTATTGAACAAAGTATGTTGTTtgtaaatttcttttttcttgactATGGGTATTGACCAGTTTTGAAGGGCTCTTTCTATAGAGGTTATTTCTAGTTCTTGTTGAGACAATCTATTGATTTCCTCGGTACTAGAGGCTGAAGGAGGAattatcattttattattaGGTTTTCCCAAGCTTATCTCACTTAAGGTTTTAATTAATCTTGCCATATTTTAATGAGGTTTGTACCAGGGTTCGTGCTTCTTCCCAATCTAGCTAAACCAACGGGCTCACTACCTATCCAAGGCTTTACTGCCGGGACCACTAGACTGCAGGAGTACCTCACACTATCCTTATACTAATCCCTTA
This window harbors:
- the LOC130709976 gene encoding uncharacterized protein LOC130709976; this translates as MYSKDTTKPRSLGTEPRVHHAGRTMENRRKRDEEVNGGKRSYAQVVSGVGGSEQSDSSLGDALKETPVEVWYGPPVPQAEAWLERSMVGIIRNLDLIPSLQDAFILEGFKTIHVRYMGDDLALITGPRDMNLEETLDVSKEWLNDIFEVVYTWSPSVAHDHRVTWLRCSGLPLHMWTKECLAHLVSPVGTLMAVDGATLSFSRLDYARVLVRTSKLETIVVYKKVNANGGTYTIRINEEMNADISHCCNGPGSVNDSDDFPSVWSGSEDKNDEESVFSETPDEGRGRDDDRFIATSGV